Genomic DNA from Desulfonatronum sp. SC1:
TTCTTGAAGTTGTCGAGGAAGGCGCCGGAGAATCCGTACGGTTGCTCAAGGAGTTCGAGGAAATCAACGCCCAGTTCGCGGAACCCATGAGCGACGAGGCCATGGACGCCCTGCTGGCCCGCCAGGCCTCGGTCCAGGAAAAGCTGGACGCCCTGAACGCCTGGGAGCTGGAAAGCCGTTTGGAAATGGCCATGGACGCCCTGCGCTGCCCGCCCCCGGACATGCCGCTGAACATCGTCTCCGGCGGGGAAAGGCGACGTGTGGCCCTGTGCCGCCTGTTGCTCCAGCAGCCGGACATCCTGCTTCTGGACGAGCCCACCAACCATCTGGACGCCGAATCCGTGGCCTGGCTGGAACACCACCTCCACCAGTATCCGGGAACCATCATCGCCGTGACCCACGACCGTTACTTCCTGGACAACGTGGCCGGGTGGATTCTGGAACTGGATCGAGGCAAAGGCATCCCTTGGAAGGGCAACTACTCTTCCTGGCTGGACCAGAAAAGGGAACGCCTGCGCCAGGAGGAAAAGGCCGAAAGCGACCGCCAAAAGACCCTGCAGCGGGAACTGGAATGGATCAGGATGTCGCCGCGGGCCCGGCACGCCAAGAGCAAGGCTCGGATCGGGGCCTATGAGCAGCTTTTGTCCCAGGAATCCGAAAAGCAGGGCAAGGAACTGGAAATCTATATCCCGCCCGGACCCCGGCTGGGCCAGAAGGTGATCGAGGCCCAGGAGCTGTGCAAGGCCTACGGGGACCGGATGCTGCTGGCCAACGCCGAGTTTCTGATTCCCCCAGGGGCCATCGTGGGCATCATCGGTCCCAACGGGGCCGGCAAGACCACCCTGTTCCGGATGATATCCGGCCAGGAGCAGCCGGACTCGGGCCGGATCGACGTGGGCGAGACCGTGAAGCTGGCCTACGTGGACCAGAAGCGGGACGACCTGGAAGCGGACAAGACCGTGTTCGAGATGATCAGCGACGGCCACGATCTGATCCGCCTGGGCAATCGCGACGTCAACGCCCGGGCCTACCTGGGGCGTTTCAACATCACCGGGGGGGACCAGCAGAAGAAGGTCGGCTTGCTTTCCGGCGGGGAGCGCAACCGGGTTCACTTGGCCCGGATGCTCAAGGAAGGGGCCAACGTCCTGCTACTGGACGAGCCCACCAACGACCTGGACGTGAACACCATGCGCGCCCTGGAAGACGCCTTGCTGAACTTCGCCGGAACGATCCTGGTGATCAGCCACGACCGCTGGTTCCTGGACCGTATCGCCACCCATATCATGGCCTTTGAGGGCGACAGCCAGGTGACCTTTTTCGACGGCAACTTCACCGAGTACGAGGAAGATCGCCGCCGACGTCTGGGCAAGGATGCCGACGTTCCCAAGCGGATCAAGTACCGCAAGTTCACCCGCGGCTGATCTCTCCGGCCATGGCCAAAAAGCGCGTCCTTCGCAATCCGCTCAAGGCCATTCGGGCCAAGTGCCTGGAATGCTGCGGCGGAAGTCCCAAGGAAGTCCGGCTCTGTCCGGACATTTCCTGCGCCCTGCACCCTTTTCGCACCGGTACGAATCCCTTTCCCCGTCGGAAACGCAAGGCTACGGCCCTTCCCGCGGCTTCCGAGACGGCCAACGCCCCTCTGAAGCCGCGGGAGGTGCAGTTCAGCCTGTTTCAGGACTGAGGCCTCTTCCCGGGCCGGCTCCATTATGCCCTGGCTGACCATCCCCCTTCTGGCCGCGGCCCTGGACCTCTGGCTCAAGGATCCGCCGAACTGGCCGCATCCGGTTCGGCTCATCGGATGGCTGCTGGACCGTCTGGAGCGCCTCGTCCGTTCTTCCCCGCTTCCTCCGCGACTGGCGGGACTGCTTTGCGTCCTGGGTCTGGCCCTGGGCGTGGGATTCGCGGTCCGGTTGATCGTCTCCCTGCCCATGGTCGGCTGGTTTCCGGCCCTGTATTTGAGCTACGCCGGACTGGCCCTGGGGGGGTTGCTTCAGGAAGGACGCCGGGTTGCCCGGTTGCTCCGCGAGCAGGATGTCGAAGCCGCCAGGACGGCCCTTGCCGGGCTGGTCAGCCGGGACGTGGAACACCTGGACGAAAACGGAATCCGCCGGGCCCTGGCCGAAACCGTCAGCGAAAACCTGAACGACGCTTTCACGGCTCCGTTTTTCTACCTGGCCTTTCTCGGTCCCGCCGGACTTTGGGCTTACAAGACCGTGAGCACCATGGATTCCATGTGGGGGTACAAGACGCCGCGCTGGCGGGAGTTGGGCTGGGCCGCGGCCCGGGCCGACGATCTGCTGGCCTTTGTCCCGGCCCGGCTGACCGCCCTGGCCTTGACGACAACGGCCCGTCTGCTGGGCAGACCGGCTGTCCGCCTGTCCGAACTTCGCCGCACGGCCAGCCTGACAGAAAGCCCCAACGCGGGTTGGCCCATGGCCGCCGCGGCCCTGGCCCTGCGGGCCGGAATGGGCGGGCCGACCAGCTACTTCGGCCAAATCAAGGCCAAGCCCTGGCTCGGGCCGGAAGGCGAGCCCTGGACGGATCAAAAGCTGAACGAGCTGCTCCGGCTGGCCCTGCTTGCCGGACTTGGGATCTGCGCGACGCTGGTTTTGGCGACTGTTTTGGTGATGCAGACGCTTTGACTTCGTGTCCGGCAACTCCTCCTCGCGACATTTTGCCCACGCCTCTCATCCAAGGAAAAAACATATGGTCGGCGATCACCTCCACCTGTTCAGTCCGACTCCAACCGGCAGCACTGGCTGTACAGAGCCGCGCAATCGCCCATGTCCGTGACTTGGGGCTCGATGATCGCGTTGGGGCCGTGGCCCAGGCTGACCCAGCCGTCGCGACGAATCACCACGGCGTGAGGGTGCAGGGATGCGTCCAGGCGTATGCGTACGGCCATGCGCCCCAGGGGCGTTGCCAGGAAGATCGGGCCTTCCGGGTCCACGTCGTCCAGGTCCGGGTTGTCCGGGGAGACCAATATCTCAGGTAGCCCTTGCTGCTCGCTCTCTGGAATCTGGGAATGCATGTAGGTGCCGCGAACCAGGGAGAGCAGGCGTAAAGGGAACTCGGGATCGTCGTCCTGATCGATTTCCAGGGGGTCCGGATCAAGTGCCTCGGGGAACCGATATAACCCGTCAGGATGAGCGAACTTCAGTCCCTCAAAGGCGACTGAGGGATGATCGGTCCGCGCGAAACCCTTGGCCCGGAAAGCGTCCAGGTCGACGCCTACGGGGACGAGGCCGATTCGCAGACACTCGTCCGGTTCCGGGAAGCGCACCGGCGGGCTCAACCGCGCTCCCAGATCACGCAGAATGTCGTAATCCGCGCGACATTCCCCCCGGGGCAAAACCGCCTGGCCCGAATAGTTCACGTAGTGATGCAGGCAGGAGCCCACGATTTCCTCGCGCTCCAGCATCAGGGCGGGCGGCAGGATCACGTCCGCGCAGCGCGCCGTGTCGTTGAAAAACGCCTCCACGCAGACCACGAAGGGCCGCTGCAAGGCCTTGGCCATGGCCAGGCTGTCCGGAACCTGATTGACCACGTTGTGCCCGTCCACCCAGACGAACTCCACCGGCGGGTCGGCCCATTCCAGTTCCCAGGCCAGGGAAGGCAACGGAAAGGAGCGCCTGGAGGTTGTCACGGGGCGCCCCGGTGAATCCGCCCGCCACGAGCCCAGATTGCGGCCCGAGGCGATGTTGAAGTACGAGCCTCCTCCGACGCGTCCGATATTGCCCGACAGCAAGCTCAAGGCATTGATAAATCGCACGTTCTGGCCGCCGTACAAATACCGCTGCACGCCCCAGCCGATCAGCGTGGCCGTGGGGCCGACGGCGTAATCGGAAGCGGCCCCGGGCAGGGGCGCATACCACTCCAGCAGCTCCTCCGCGTGACTCCGCTCCACGTCGCAACGAAGCAGCAGATCTTCGGGGTTCAGGCACATTACCAGCGCTCGAAACGCCTCCCAATCAGCACAGGCTCGGACGACGTCCTGAGAAATCCCGTCCAGCTCCATAAGCCGACGGATCAGCCAGGCCGCCAAAAAACGGTCCGTCCCGGGACGAATGCGGATCACCCGGTCGGACCATCCTTCGCTTCCATCACCGCCTGGAGAGATGGTCAGCACCCGGGTTCCTCTTTTGCGCGCCTCGCGGACCAAAAGGCCGGTATGCGGGGAGGAACGCCCCAGGTCCTTGCCCCAATTCACGATCCGGGCCGCATTGAGCAAATCCGACGGATCGTTATGCTCCAACGCCCCGAAGTCGCGGATGCAGGCCTCGATGCCCGCCTCGTCGCACAGGGAGCCGTGGATGGTGGAGGAGCCGAGAGTCGAGAAAAGGTTCAGGCTGGCCTGAGCCAGGACCCCGCGATAACCGTGGCCGCGCACGTGCAGCACGGCCTCGGGCAGGTCCGCCAAGGCGTTCAGCTTGTCGGCGATCACGTCCAAGGCCCCATCCCAGGAAACCGCCTCAAACCCCTCCTGGGCCAAACCGACGGCCTTCCCGCGACGCAGTCCTCGCTTGGGCTTCGTGCGCACCAAGGGCCGGGTGATGCGTTCCGGGGCGTCCAGTCGATCAAAACAACGAGCGCCTTTTCGGCAAATGAACCCATTGGTGAACGGATGCGCCGGGTTTGCCCGGAGAGTTCGAGCCCGGGAATCAACCAGAAACGAACAGGCGTCCGGACAGTCCAGGATACAAGCGGAAATCCGCGATGTCTCACCGTTGTTTTTCAACATTATCATGCTCCTCATGACCGGCGTCGCTTCCGCGATCTTCGGTCGCTTATTGTAATCGCGAACCGCGTTATTCCGACGGCATCCGCTATATTTCGTCACCATGGAATCGGTCAACAATCCAGACGCCATTTAACAGTAAAACGCAGGAGGGCCGGCCGATATAGACCGGCCTTCGTGTGCTTCCACGCGCAAAAACGACGCTCCAGGGCAATGCCTGACATTGCTGTTCATAGCCGGAAGGACTTTGTCCCGGCCTGACAGTCACCGCCGGTCCGGACCGGCGATGACGGTGATACGCTTCCTTGTATCGCGCAGACATTTGAAATATGGATTTACAGCACGGGCAGCAGCGTCTTGCTCCGGCTCCAGTCCAGGCTGATGGAGGAAAAGGCGCTTTGGAGATGGGTGGATTCGGTGAAAACAAGAATACTGGCGGGCCAAGAGCAGACTTGCCCCCTTTCTTTGTTTCTTGAAAATTTTTCTGATTATGAGGACGTTCGAGAAGGAATAGCGGCAATGGAAAACAATTGATGATCCTGTGGTGACCCGTTTTGCCGTACTTTTTAGAATAAGGTCAATTAGACCGTGAAAACGGAGTGAAAACGATCGATAAAATGGCTTTTTCTACAGACTCGTTCCCGGCGACTGCGTCGCCGGGAATGCGGCGCTGACTTCGTCCAGTGCCTTGTCCCGTCGCCTTGCTCCGGAACAAGGCACTGGACCCGACTGCGCGCGCCGGCTGTGACCAGGCCTTCGGCCTGCTCCCATCCGCCGTGCTCGCGGGTCAGCCCCGGCCCGTTGGGCATCAAACACCATACACATGTGTGAATATCGTGCGTATATCGCAGGCCACCAATGAAAACTTACGATTTCCAGTCCTCCAACGCTTTTGTTGAACTCTTTGAAATAGCCCCCTATACATCTGGCGTATTGGATGGTTTGTGCTTTGCAGTTAAAGACAACATCGATATCCGTGATCGATTTACATCCTATGGTAGTAAACCATGGCGTGAAGCACATCCACGAGCTGCCTACCATGCGGTTTGTGTGGAACAACTGTTGATGGCTGGAGCGCGTTGCGTCGGCAAAACAATAGCCGACGAATTTACCTATAGTCTGGACGGCGAGAGCTACTTCTACGGTACGCCAGTGAACCCACGCGCCCCGGATCGGATCCCCGGCGGATCTTCGAGTGGCTCGGCGTCGGCAGTCGCATGTGAGTTGGTAGACTTTGCGCTGGGTACCGACTGCGGCGGATCGATCCGTATTCCCGCCAGCCTTTGTGGGGTGTTCGGCATGCGGCCAAGTCTGCACCGCATCTCCGAAGCCGGAGTACTTCCTTTTGCACCAAGTGTCAGCACAGTTGGCGTATTGGCTCAAAATCTTCCTATTCTGCGCCAAACGATGCGTGTACTTCTTCGCAGCCATGACGTTGCACAACCACCAGTGAAAAATATCTATTTGGTGACGGAAGCCTTCGCGCTAGCCGACCCCGCGATCCAGAACGTCTTGTTCGAGTGCATTACGCATTTGGGTAATTTCCCTAACATCACCGTCGCCTCCATTTCTCTGCGCGACATCACAGGCTTGGACGTCAGCCTAAAATCGTGCAACGAGGATGCGCTTCGGGTACTCCAGACGGCGGAAATTGCCAACGCCATTGGAGGATGGATTCAGGAAAATCGACCCGAACAAGGATCGAACTTCCAGGCAGGATATCGTAACGTCGAACAGTTCGACCGCAGCACGATGAGCGACGCCCTGAACTTATGCGAAGCCCTCTTTTCACGGGTTGCCGCGTTCATTCAGCCGGGCGATGTTTTCTGTTACCCGACGGCACCTGTGCTTGCCCCGAAGAAGGGCACACTCACCGGCAGCAACCTTAATTCTGTACTCGATTATTACGACCGTACTATGGCCGTCACATCGTTTGCTGGTGTTGCCCGGTTACCCGAGATCACCATTCCACTGGCTCAGGTTAATGGTATTCCTGTTGGGCTTTCTATGGCAGCTGGTTACTATCAAGATGAGTTTCTACTCGACGCTAGTCTGCGCTTGTGGGGTTCGCAACCAATGATGTTAGACTTATGTTCAGCAACTACGTAATACACAGAGCCAAGATGCCCAACCAAATATTCCATCGGACACTGCGAGATAAAGCTGTGCATCGTCGGTGAATGCAAACGTTCCAGACGACTGCGTCGCCTGGATTATCGGCGCTGTCGATCGCTCCGCCCCCCATTACATTTACGTTAGACGACAGGATGATATAAATGGCGAAGGATGATCGGTACGAGAGCATCGCTCAATCTCTTATATACATCGGGTGGATACAAGACATCATGCTTCGGCGCGCACGGATGAGAGTTGTCGAAATGTTGCAATCCATGGGGGCAATGTCAGTGTTAGATGCCTGTTGTGGTGCTGGTACTTTAAGCAAATATTTAAGTCGTGCAGGGATGGATGTAACCGCTGTAGATTTATCCAAATCAATGCTCCAGATTGCACGAAACAAGTCGCATGAGGTCACATTTTGCCACGCAGATGTTACGCAACTTAAACTGGAGAATTCTGTTGACGGTTCGGTAATTGCATTGTCGCTTCACGAAATGCCAGAGCATTCTCGGGCCGCGGTATGGGAATCTATGAAAAGATGTACGCTAAATAATGGGCCGCTTGTTCTGCTTGATTACACGCCTGCGGTACATCCGTCATTAGCATCCCGGCTTGCGGAAACAATCATCTGGAAGGACGAGAAAAGTTTGGATGAAGATGACCCCGGGCATTTCCAGAATTTCCAGGAATTCATGTCAATTGGCGGCGCGAGAGGATGGCTTGTCGAAAAACGACAGCATATTGTTATGGAGGATTCGTTCTTGTTTGGAAATCTAGGGGTTTATGTTGTCAACAATGAAATAGGAAAACAGGGACAGACCACGTTAAATTCGCCTAACTGAGTGTTAAAAAAGTCTTTATCCTGCAGTCCGTTCAAAAACTCAAGTGCAAGGAGCAAAAAATGCTACCGGACACGTCCTGTGTCCGGCCCTCACGGGCTGTGGCTGCGCTACATTTTCGATTTGCCGTCCTGGCAATCGAATCAATGTCGAAGCGTATTTATTCATACATGAGAGTTTGAACTTTTTGCAGCGTCGCGGCAATTGGAAGTTTTTCAACGGACTGTCAACAGAACCTTTGATCCGTTCGGCTAGTCCGTCCGCAGGCGGACGAACCAGCTTCTGGAGACCGATGCCCTTCGTGTACGGCTCAAAGGCCACCACGTTAGGCATCAGGGGGAAACCATGTTCAACCATCAAAGCGGTAAATTTCTTTATCTCGAAGACACACGTATTTATTACGAGACCACCGGGACATTGCAGGGTCATCCGATCGTTCTTTTGCATGGCGGCCTCGGCAGTCTCGAAGACTTTTCTCCCGTCATCAACCTGATTCCGGACTCGTTTTACGTTATCGCAATGGATATGCGGGGACACGGTCGATCCCAACTCGGAACCAAGCCCCTCACTTATCAACAGCATCAGGCCGATATTCAGGCACTCATCGCGCATCTTGGCCTGAAGGAATACTCGCTTATCGGCTTCAGTGACGGAGGCATTGTCGCCTACCGAATTGCTTCAAGAAACCAGGCAGTGAAAGCACTGATTACCATCGGTTCTCAGTGGCGTATTTCTCCTCAGTATCCATCGTTTGATATTCTTGCCGGTGTTACACCGGAAATGTGGATAGAAATGTTTCCAGAGGCACCAGAAAAATACGCTGCGCTTAACCCACAAGGAGATTTCAATAAACTAGTTGAATCTTGCGTCGCTCTCTGGACTGATCTCAGTTCGGCGGGCTATCCTCAGGACTCAATTACACGTATTGAGTGCCCAACACTTATTCTTAGGGGCGATGGCGACTTCCTGCTTTCATTGTCTGAAGCGGCGGAAGCCCAAAACAAAATTTTAGGGTCATCCTTTGGCAACATTCCTTTTGCTGGTCATGCCGCCATGGAGGATGCCCCGGAAACCATCGGGAAATTAGTCTGTGAGTTTTTGCTCAACCCAAGAAAAATACAGACTGAAGCCTAACATTTCATTCAAACCGACGCCGCAAAGCGGCGGGGCATAATTCAGACGTTAGAACATCTGATTTGCAAGTACTTGAAGAATTTATGAGAACTGCCTTGGTGCTTTTTCTTGTCGGGAGCTTATTCTTTACACAAACTGCGGTGTCTGATCACCGAAACAAGGAGGGATCTCACATGATCAAAGGTCTACGCACAGTTTCGTATCCAGTTTCAGATTTGGAGGAAGGCAAAAAGTGGTATTCTCAAGTATTGGAAAGGAAGCCTTACTTTGATGAGGCCTTTTATGTAGGGTACGAGGTTGGAGGTTTTGAATTGGGGCTGATTCCAGGTGGGGAATCAGGACATCAGGGAGCGGTTGCCTACTGGGGTGTGGACAATACAGAAGAGGCGCTTAAACGTTTGCAGAAGTTGGGGGCACAGCTCAAAGATCCGGTCACAGATGTTGGCGGCGGAATCAAGGTGGCGACAGTAGTCGATCCCTTTGGCAACGTCTTTGGTATTATTGAAAATCCGCTTTTCAAGCTTGATAACGTC
This window encodes:
- a CDS encoding VOC family protein, with product MIKGLRTVSYPVSDLEEGKKWYSQVLERKPYFDEAFYVGYEVGGFELGLIPGGESGHQGAVAYWGVDNTEEALKRLQKLGAQLKDPVTDVGGGIKVATVVDPFGNVFGIIENPLFKLDNVR
- a CDS encoding molybdopterin-dependent oxidoreductase, with translation MLKNNGETSRISACILDCPDACSFLVDSRARTLRANPAHPFTNGFICRKGARCFDRLDAPERITRPLVRTKPKRGLRRGKAVGLAQEGFEAVSWDGALDVIADKLNALADLPEAVLHVRGHGYRGVLAQASLNLFSTLGSSTIHGSLCDEAGIEACIRDFGALEHNDPSDLLNAARIVNWGKDLGRSSPHTGLLVREARKRGTRVLTISPGGDGSEGWSDRVIRIRPGTDRFLAAWLIRRLMELDGISQDVVRACADWEAFRALVMCLNPEDLLLRCDVERSHAEELLEWYAPLPGAASDYAVGPTATLIGWGVQRYLYGGQNVRFINALSLLSGNIGRVGGGSYFNIASGRNLGSWRADSPGRPVTTSRRSFPLPSLAWELEWADPPVEFVWVDGHNVVNQVPDSLAMAKALQRPFVVCVEAFFNDTARCADVILPPALMLEREEIVGSCLHHYVNYSGQAVLPRGECRADYDILRDLGARLSPPVRFPEPDECLRIGLVPVGVDLDAFRAKGFARTDHPSVAFEGLKFAHPDGLYRFPEALDPDPLEIDQDDDPEFPLRLLSLVRGTYMHSQIPESEQQGLPEILVSPDNPDLDDVDPEGPIFLATPLGRMAVRIRLDASLHPHAVVIRRDGWVSLGHGPNAIIEPQVTDMGDCAALYSQCCRLESD
- the ettA gene encoding energy-dependent translational throttle protein EttA, producing MSTDDKKIIYSMHRVSKYYDKKPILKDISLSYFYGAKIGVLGMNGSGKSTLLKILAGVDQDFQGSTSLAPGHTIGYLEQEPLANETRTVLEVVEEGAGESVRLLKEFEEINAQFAEPMSDEAMDALLARQASVQEKLDALNAWELESRLEMAMDALRCPPPDMPLNIVSGGERRRVALCRLLLQQPDILLLDEPTNHLDAESVAWLEHHLHQYPGTIIAVTHDRYFLDNVAGWILELDRGKGIPWKGNYSSWLDQKRERLRQEEKAESDRQKTLQRELEWIRMSPRARHAKSKARIGAYEQLLSQESEKQGKELEIYIPPGPRLGQKVIEAQELCKAYGDRMLLANAEFLIPPGAIVGIIGPNGAGKTTLFRMISGQEQPDSGRIDVGETVKLAYVDQKRDDLEADKTVFEMISDGHDLIRLGNRDVNARAYLGRFNITGGDQQKKVGLLSGGERNRVHLARMLKEGANVLLLDEPTNDLDVNTMRALEDALLNFAGTILVISHDRWFLDRIATHIMAFEGDSQVTFFDGNFTEYEEDRRRRLGKDADVPKRIKYRKFTRG
- the cbiB gene encoding adenosylcobinamide-phosphate synthase CbiB, whose protein sequence is MPWLTIPLLAAALDLWLKDPPNWPHPVRLIGWLLDRLERLVRSSPLPPRLAGLLCVLGLALGVGFAVRLIVSLPMVGWFPALYLSYAGLALGGLLQEGRRVARLLREQDVEAARTALAGLVSRDVEHLDENGIRRALAETVSENLNDAFTAPFFYLAFLGPAGLWAYKTVSTMDSMWGYKTPRWRELGWAAARADDLLAFVPARLTALALTTTARLLGRPAVRLSELRRTASLTESPNAGWPMAAAALALRAGMGGPTSYFGQIKAKPWLGPEGEPWTDQKLNELLRLALLAGLGICATLVLATVLVMQTL
- a CDS encoding class I SAM-dependent methyltransferase; its protein translation is MAKDDRYESIAQSLIYIGWIQDIMLRRARMRVVEMLQSMGAMSVLDACCGAGTLSKYLSRAGMDVTAVDLSKSMLQIARNKSHEVTFCHADVTQLKLENSVDGSVIALSLHEMPEHSRAAVWESMKRCTLNNGPLVLLDYTPAVHPSLASRLAETIIWKDEKSLDEDDPGHFQNFQEFMSIGGARGWLVEKRQHIVMEDSFLFGNLGVYVVNNEIGKQGQTTLNSPN
- a CDS encoding amidase family protein, yielding MKTYDFQSSNAFVELFEIAPYTSGVLDGLCFAVKDNIDIRDRFTSYGSKPWREAHPRAAYHAVCVEQLLMAGARCVGKTIADEFTYSLDGESYFYGTPVNPRAPDRIPGGSSSGSASAVACELVDFALGTDCGGSIRIPASLCGVFGMRPSLHRISEAGVLPFAPSVSTVGVLAQNLPILRQTMRVLLRSHDVAQPPVKNIYLVTEAFALADPAIQNVLFECITHLGNFPNITVASISLRDITGLDVSLKSCNEDALRVLQTAEIANAIGGWIQENRPEQGSNFQAGYRNVEQFDRSTMSDALNLCEALFSRVAAFIQPGDVFCYPTAPVLAPKKGTLTGSNLNSVLDYYDRTMAVTSFAGVARLPEITIPLAQVNGIPVGLSMAAGYYQDEFLLDASLRLWGSQPMMLDLCSATT
- a CDS encoding alpha/beta fold hydrolase yields the protein MFNHQSGKFLYLEDTRIYYETTGTLQGHPIVLLHGGLGSLEDFSPVINLIPDSFYVIAMDMRGHGRSQLGTKPLTYQQHQADIQALIAHLGLKEYSLIGFSDGGIVAYRIASRNQAVKALITIGSQWRISPQYPSFDILAGVTPEMWIEMFPEAPEKYAALNPQGDFNKLVESCVALWTDLSSAGYPQDSITRIECPTLILRGDGDFLLSLSEAAEAQNKILGSSFGNIPFAGHAAMEDAPETIGKLVCEFLLNPRKIQTEA